In Candidatus Paceibacterota bacterium, a genomic segment contains:
- the rpsH gene encoding 30S ribosomal protein S8, which produces MDPIADMITKIRNGYAVGKETVAVPFSKFKVEILKVLEDNHYLKDFAKRGKKAKKNLEIVLLYNEDGSPAITAITRVSKQSRRVYRSFREIFSAGAGNGIKILSTPAGVLSDKEARKKKVGGEVICEVR; this is translated from the coding sequence ATGGATCCAATAGCGGATATGATAACAAAAATAAGGAATGGGTACGCGGTTGGCAAAGAAACCGTGGCTGTTCCCTTTTCCAAATTCAAAGTAGAAATTTTGAAAGTGCTTGAAGACAATCATTATTTGAAAGATTTTGCCAAAAGGGGCAAAAAAGCCAAGAAAAATCTGGAAATTGTTTTGCTTTATAATGAAGACGGAAGCCCCGCAATAACCGCCATAACCCGAGTTTCAAAACAATCCAGGCGCGTTTACCGTTCTTTTAGGGAAATTTTTTCCGCCGGAGCCGGAAACGGAATAAAGATTTTATCGACGCCCGCGGGAGTTTTGTCGGATAAAGAAGCGAGAAAGAAGAAGGTCGGAGGAGAAGTAATATGCGAGGTAAGATAA
- a CDS encoding type Z 30S ribosomal protein S14, with protein sequence MAKLSVIARSKKKPKYKSRVVRRCFRCGRKRGYMRDFDLCRICFRELANEGKIPGVKKSSW encoded by the coding sequence ATGGCAAAATTATCGGTCATAGCCAGGTCAAAGAAGAAGCCGAAATATAAATCCCGGGTTGTGCGCAGGTGCTTTAGGTGCGGCAGAAAAAGAGGGTACATGAGAGATTTTGATTTGTGCAGAATTTGTTTCAGAGAGCTGGCAAATGAAGGGAAAATTCCCGGAGTTAAAAAATCCAGCTGGTAA
- the rplE gene encoding 50S ribosomal protein L5, with protein MAFDFKKIYKEEAMPKLMKETGYKNIMSVPKIEKVSINIGTGSIKDEEQKKRMESNLTLIIGQKLSTRPAKKSIASFKTRKGMPLGFGATLRGKRMYDFLNKMVFVALPRRRDFRGLDINSVDESGNLTVGFKDNLVFPEMAGQDIKHSFGFSATIVTTAKNKKEGVEFFKAMKFPFSK; from the coding sequence ATGGCTTTTGATTTCAAAAAAATATATAAAGAGGAAGCGATGCCGAAATTGATGAAAGAAACCGGTTATAAAAATATTATGTCTGTTCCGAAAATAGAAAAAGTTTCTATAAATATCGGTACCGGTTCCATAAAAGACGAAGAGCAGAAGAAGAGAATGGAGAGCAATCTCACGTTGATCATCGGACAGAAATTGTCGACCAGACCGGCGAAGAAATCTATCGCGTCTTTTAAAACAAGAAAAGGCATGCCTTTGGGTTTTGGCGCGACGCTTAGGGGCAAGAGGATGTACGATTTTTTAAACAAGATGGTTTTTGTCGCGTTGCCGAGAAGAAGAGATTTCCGCGGGCTTGATATCAATTCCGTGGACGAGTCGGGGAATTTAACGGTAGGATTCAAAGACAACCTTGTTTTTCCGGAAATGGCAGGGCAAGATATAAAGCATTCCTTCGGCTTTTCCGCGACAATAGTAACAACGGCCAAAAATAAAAAAGAGGGGGTCGAATTTTTTAAAGCGATGAAATTTCCGTTTTCAAAATAA
- the rplX gene encoding 50S ribosomal protein L24 has protein sequence MKLKKGDKVLIIAGKDKGKSGKIAKVIPSADKIVVEGVNVRKKHSRPKKAGQKGQTVQMAMPMNVSNAKLICGKCEKATRVGYKFIEGSKKVRVCKKCGGEI, from the coding sequence ATGAAATTGAAAAAAGGAGACAAGGTTTTAATAATAGCGGGCAAGGACAAAGGCAAATCCGGAAAAATTGCCAAGGTTATTCCTTCTGCCGATAAAATCGTCGTTGAGGGAGTAAATGTAAGAAAAAAGCATTCAAGACCCAAAAAAGCGGGACAAAAAGGTCAAACTGTTCAGATGGCGATGCCGATGAACGTTTCCAATGCCAAGCTGATTTGCGGAAAATGCGAGAAAGCGACAAGAGTCGGTTATAAATTTATTGAAGGATCAAAAAAGGTAAGAGTTTGCAAAAAATGCGGAGGGGAAATATAG
- the rplN gene encoding 50S ribosomal protein L14 translates to MIQPRAMLNVADNTGAKLVQVIKVLGGSKRRYARIGDIVVVSVKIAEPRKAVKKKEVLRAVVVRQRQPFRRKDGSYVRFDDNAIVILESKKNLDPKGGRIFGPIPRELREKGYAKIISLAQEVL, encoded by the coding sequence ATGATTCAACCCCGCGCGATGTTAAATGTGGCAGATAACACCGGAGCCAAATTGGTTCAGGTTATTAAAGTTTTGGGAGGCAGCAAAAGAAGATACGCGCGGATCGGAGATATCGTCGTCGTTTCGGTCAAGATAGCGGAGCCGAGAAAAGCGGTAAAAAAGAAGGAAGTGCTGAGGGCCGTCGTTGTAAGGCAGAGGCAGCCGTTTAGAAGAAAAGACGGTTCATATGTCCGTTTTGACGACAATGCAATCGTTATTTTGGAAAGCAAGAAAAATTTAGACCCCAAGGGAGGGAGAATTTTCGGTCCTATACCGCGGGAGCTGAGAGAAAAGGGTTATGCTAAGATTATTTCTTTGGCGCAGGAAGTGCTATAG
- the rpsQ gene encoding 30S ribosomal protein S17, whose protein sequence is MARKKLKGEVVSDKMDKTVVVLVSRLVKNKKYGKYIKRSKKHKVHDEKNEYKIGDKVIIEECRPLSKDKHFKIIAKI, encoded by the coding sequence TTGGCGAGGAAAAAATTAAAAGGAGAAGTCGTTTCCGACAAAATGGATAAAACCGTTGTTGTTTTGGTTTCCCGCCTTGTTAAAAACAAAAAATACGGCAAGTACATAAAAAGAAGCAAAAAGCATAAGGTCCATGACGAGAAAAACGAATACAAGATTGGAGACAAAGTTATCATCGAAGAATGCAGGCCTTTGTCAAAAGACAAGCATTTTAAAATTATTGCCAAAATATGA
- the rpmC gene encoding 50S ribosomal protein L29 yields the protein MEKENYKNKQEKELKTILAETRDSLRIFRFKVAKGKAKNVKEGRTLKRTVARLLTEINLRNKKQ from the coding sequence ATGGAAAAGGAAAATTATAAAAATAAACAAGAAAAAGAGCTGAAAACGATTCTTGCGGAAACAAGAGATTCTTTGAGGATTTTCCGTTTTAAGGTGGCGAAAGGCAAAGCAAAAAATGTTAAAGAGGGCCGGACTTTAAAAAGAACAGTCGCGCGCTTATTGACGGAAATCAATTTACGGAATAAAAAACAATAA
- the rplP gene encoding 50S ribosomal protein L16: MLFPKKVKHRKWHRLRKNPKKKQVATRGTTVAFGSFGLRSEQVGEISSNQIESVRKVLTRAVQKSGKLWIRIFPDKPITQKPPEVTMGSGKGDPKGYVAEIKPGRVLFEIDGLPEKEARNVLRKAASKLPIKAKCVARE; this comes from the coding sequence ATGTTGTTTCCAAAAAAAGTAAAACACAGAAAATGGCACCGGCTTCGAAAGAATCCGAAGAAAAAACAAGTCGCCACAAGAGGAACGACGGTGGCTTTTGGCAGTTTTGGTTTGAGATCGGAACAGGTTGGAGAAATTTCTTCAAATCAGATAGAGTCAGTGAGAAAAGTTCTTACGAGAGCAGTCCAGAAGAGCGGAAAACTTTGGATAAGAATTTTTCCGGATAAGCCTATCACCCAGAAGCCGCCCGAGGTTACGATGGGCAGCGGGAAAGGCGACCCTAAAGGATATGTAGCCGAGATAAAACCCGGAAGAGTACTTTTTGAGATAGACGGACTTCCGGAAAAAGAGGCAAGAAACGTTTTAAGAAAAGCGGCTTCAAAATTGCCGATTAAGGCAAAATGCGTGGCAAGAGAATAA
- the rpsC gene encoding 30S ribosomal protein S3 yields MTHIVHPYSFRLGILRNWKSRWFDVKDFKKFLKGDVLAREWLEERTRGMYVDSIEIERSKDVIRIIIKTSRPGLLIGRKGEGIEKIKKETEKFFKKAGISGTYRKIEFVVEEVVKPEMQSAIVAQMMAESLEKRFPFRRVMKQTIEKVMANRGVKGVKVVLSGRLGGAEMSRREWLSQGKMPLQTLRADVDFAKARAHLPYGDIGVKVWIYKEE; encoded by the coding sequence ATGACGCATATTGTTCATCCATATTCATTCAGGCTAGGAATTTTGCGAAATTGGAAATCGCGCTGGTTTGACGTGAAAGATTTCAAAAAATTTTTGAAAGGAGATGTGCTTGCCCGGGAGTGGCTGGAAGAAAGGACAAGGGGAATGTATGTGGATTCCATTGAAATAGAGCGTTCAAAAGATGTCATAAGAATAATAATCAAGACTTCCCGACCGGGGCTGTTAATCGGAAGAAAAGGGGAAGGTATTGAGAAAATAAAGAAAGAGACGGAAAAGTTTTTCAAAAAAGCCGGTATCAGCGGCACTTACAGAAAAATAGAGTTTGTCGTGGAAGAAGTGGTAAAGCCGGAAATGCAATCGGCTATTGTCGCCCAGATGATGGCTGAAAGTTTGGAAAAGCGTTTCCCTTTCAGAAGAGTTATGAAGCAGACAATAGAAAAAGTCATGGCTAACAGGGGGGTAAAAGGAGTGAAAGTTGTTTTGTCGGGAAGGCTTGGCGGGGCCGAAATGAGCAGGCGGGAATGGCTGAGCCAGGGTAAAATGCCACTTCAGACGCTTAGAGCGGATGTTGATTTTGCCAAAGCGCGCGCGCATCTTCCTTATGGAGATATAGGAGTAAAAGTTTGGATATATAAAGAAGAATAA
- the rplV gene encoding 50S ribosomal protein L22, with translation MEIKAKLRYLKTAPRKTRLLADLVRGMSLKDAEMSLKFNEKKSSTPILKLLKSAESNARNNHKIGPENLFVKEIKVDEGPVLKRHMPRARGRATVIRRRMSHVTVVLAEKPVKELKEKKSDKK, from the coding sequence ATGGAGATAAAAGCAAAATTAAGATATCTGAAAACCGCGCCAAGAAAGACGAGGCTTTTGGCTGATCTTGTAAGAGGAATGTCGCTTAAAGACGCGGAGATGAGTCTTAAATTTAACGAGAAAAAATCTTCCACGCCAATTTTGAAACTTTTAAAATCGGCGGAAAGCAATGCCAGAAATAACCATAAAATCGGTCCGGAAAATCTTTTCGTTAAAGAAATAAAAGTTGATGAAGGCCCTGTTTTGAAAAGGCATATGCCCAGAGCAAGAGGGAGAGCGACTGTCATAAGAAGGAGAATGAGCCACGTAACCGTTGTTTTGGCGGAAAAACCGGTTAAGGAATTAAAAGAGAAAAAAAGCGATAAAAAATAA
- the rpsS gene encoding 30S ribosomal protein S19, with protein MSRSLKKGPYVDPKLLKKISRVKPESGTVIKTWSRDSQISPEMLGHIIGVHNGKDFIEVRIIEEMVGHRLGEFSPTRKFIRHGGKMQKELEMKKKEAAASATAK; from the coding sequence ATGAGCAGAAGCCTTAAAAAAGGTCCTTACGTAGACCCGAAACTTTTGAAAAAAATCAGCCGTGTAAAACCGGAAAGCGGAACGGTTATTAAGACATGGTCGCGCGACAGCCAGATTTCTCCGGAAATGCTCGGCCATATCATCGGGGTCCATAATGGCAAAGATTTTATAGAAGTGAGAATTATAGAAGAAATGGTGGGTCATCGTTTGGGAGAATTCAGTCCGACAAGGAAATTTATCAGACATGGCGGTAAGATGCAGAAAGAACTTGAGATGAAAAAGAAAGAAGCCGCGGCGTCCGCGACAGCCAAGTAG
- the rplB gene encoding 50S ribosomal protein L2 — protein MKSYNPTTPSRRHMTGISFKKIFAGKKNEPLKKLSSGFKRAMGRNGDGRITTRHKGGGSKRTYRFVDFVYDKKNIPARIESVEYDPNRTGFIALCVYADGEKRYVLVPQSMKKGDTFTVSEKAEVKAGNRMPLGKIPSGTMIYNIEFHPLAGAKLVRSAGSYAELLAHDAGYSQIKMPSKEVRKVHDKCWASIGAVSNEEHNLINIGKAGRSRWLGIRPTVRGTAMNPVDHPHGGGEGRQPRGLKRPKNLWGKGTRGVKTRDKKKYSSKFIISRRVTKKKK, from the coding sequence ATGAAATCCTACAATCCCACAACTCCATCCCGAAGGCACATGACGGGAATAAGTTTTAAGAAAATTTTTGCCGGGAAAAAAAACGAGCCTTTGAAAAAACTTTCAAGCGGTTTTAAGCGCGCCATGGGAAGAAACGGCGACGGACGTATCACTACCAGGCACAAAGGAGGCGGAAGCAAGCGCACTTACAGATTCGTTGATTTTGTTTACGACAAGAAAAACATACCTGCCAGAATAGAGTCGGTTGAGTATGACCCGAACAGGACAGGATTTATCGCCCTTTGCGTTTACGCTGACGGTGAAAAAAGATATGTCCTTGTCCCTCAGAGCATGAAAAAAGGGGACACCTTTACGGTCTCTGAAAAAGCGGAAGTGAAAGCGGGCAACAGAATGCCTTTGGGAAAAATTCCATCGGGAACGATGATTTATAATATTGAATTCCATCCGCTTGCAGGAGCCAAGCTTGTGCGTTCCGCCGGTTCTTACGCCGAACTTTTGGCGCATGACGCCGGTTACAGCCAAATAAAGATGCCTTCAAAAGAAGTGCGCAAAGTTCACGACAAATGCTGGGCTTCCATAGGCGCTGTTTCAAACGAAGAGCATAATTTGATAAATATAGGAAAGGCCGGCCGTTCCAGGTGGCTCGGCATAAGGCCTACCGTTCGCGGTACCGCAATGAACCCGGTTGACCATCCTCATGGAGGCGGCGAAGGCAGACAGCCCAGAGGATTGAAGAGGCCGAAAAATCTTTGGGGTAAAGGCACAAGAGGCGTCAAGACGAGAGACAAGAAAAAATATTCAAGCAAATTTATTATTTCAAGAAGGGTGACGAAGAAGAAAAAATAA
- the rplW gene encoding 50S ribosomal protein L23, which produces MALLDLFKKTKAEEKLKRPSKGVLTSAPAEKTAPSVRPAAKRTGRTAAKKKEEGKEADSAAKEKSSETASRVILSPHITEKTTDSSEKGIYAFKVSVRANKNEIRQAIKELYGFEPEKIAVSNMPAKKRFVRRKVGFKSGYKKAVVHLKEGDKIELA; this is translated from the coding sequence ATGGCGCTTTTAGATTTATTCAAAAAGACAAAGGCCGAGGAGAAATTAAAGCGCCCCTCAAAAGGCGTTTTAACATCTGCGCCTGCGGAAAAAACCGCGCCGTCAGTTCGTCCCGCTGCTAAGCGGACAGGCAGGACAGCGGCAAAAAAGAAAGAAGAGGGGAAAGAGGCGGACTCAGCGGCAAAAGAAAAATCTTCCGAGACAGCTTCCCGGGTTATTTTGTCGCCTCACATAACGGAAAAGACCACGGATTCTTCTGAAAAAGGCATTTACGCGTTCAAGGTTTCAGTCAGGGCGAATAAAAATGAAATAAGGCAAGCCATAAAAGAACTTTACGGATTTGAGCCGGAAAAAATAGCGGTTTCCAACATGCCGGCAAAAAAGCGTTTTGTAAGAAGAAAAGTCGGTTTTAAGTCCGGATACAAAAAAGCCGTGGTTCATTTGAAAGAAGGAGATAAAATAGAATTGGCGTAA
- the cas2 gene encoding CRISPR-associated endonuclease Cas2, giving the protein MLNMTRDKRLRLTFHRENDKAWNEIDRKSLYQTIRMLRLNKLAEVIKDANTEKIRLTQKGKARWLEYQFNNLTLEKKKKWDKKWRIVLFDVPEEKKKVRDALRRKLKKLGFLEFQKSVFVFPFPCHDEINFVINFFDAEEYVYYIEAPISPDTNLRKHFNL; this is encoded by the coding sequence ATGCTAAATATGACAAGAGACAAACGCTTACGGCTTACATTCCACAGAGAAAATGACAAGGCATGGAATGAAATAGACAGAAAAAGTCTATATCAAACAATAAGGATGCTTCGTTTGAATAAGCTGGCAGAAGTTATAAAAGACGCGAACACGGAAAAAATCCGTCTCACGCAAAAAGGCAAAGCGCGGTGGCTTGAATATCAATTTAACAATTTGACGCTTGAAAAGAAAAAGAAGTGGGATAAAAAATGGCGGATAGTGCTTTTTGATGTGCCCGAGGAAAAGAAAAAAGTCAGAGACGCTTTGCGCCGCAAACTGAAAAAACTCGGATTTCTTGAATTCCAAAAAAGTGTTTTCGTATTCCCCTTCCCTTGTCACGATGAAATAAATTTCGTCATAAATTTTTTTGACGCGGAAGAATATGTTTACTACATAGAAGCGCCGATATCTCCTGATACAAATCTTCGCAAGCATTTTAATTTGTAA